From a region of the Flavobacterium sediminilitoris genome:
- a CDS encoding TatD family hydrolase, giving the protein MKNYIDIGINLTNRQFQNDTDTIIQNALDNDVSQMILTGTSVQGSKTAATIAKEYPSTLFSTAGIHPHDAKSFNNQSISELRKLVQLPHVVAVGECGLDFDRDFSPRDQQEKCYRTQLALAVEVQKPLFLHERAAFTRFMAVTKDYLPQLPKAIVHCFTGTLQEAKTYLDNGFYLGFTGAINDTKRFAHLEEVVKYVPLDKIMIETDAPFMLPKNVPKTSLTKYHERRNEPAFLPYVAQTVAHFKGISLEEVALATTKNAKDFFRI; this is encoded by the coding sequence ATGAAGAATTACATAGACATCGGAATCAACCTAACAAATAGGCAATTCCAGAATGATACAGACACTATCATTCAAAATGCTTTAGACAATGACGTATCGCAAATGATACTGACAGGAACAAGTGTACAGGGTAGTAAAACAGCAGCTACAATAGCAAAAGAATACCCTTCTACCCTATTTTCAACCGCTGGCATTCATCCGCATGATGCTAAAAGTTTTAATAACCAAAGTATTTCAGAGCTTCGAAAATTAGTACAATTACCACACGTAGTTGCTGTTGGAGAATGCGGACTCGATTTTGACAGGGATTTTTCACCACGAGACCAACAAGAAAAGTGTTATCGAACGCAATTAGCATTAGCAGTCGAAGTACAAAAACCGCTTTTCTTACATGAAAGAGCTGCTTTTACACGTTTCATGGCTGTAACTAAAGACTATTTACCGCAATTGCCAAAAGCAATTGTACATTGTTTTACAGGAACTTTACAAGAAGCCAAAACGTATCTAGATAACGGATTTTATTTAGGTTTCACAGGAGCTATTAACGATACCAAACGATTTGCTCATTTAGAAGAAGTAGTAAAGTATGTTCCATTAGACAAAATAATGATTGAGACCGATGCTCCTTTTATGTTACCCAAAAATGTTCCTAAAACAAGTCTTACCAAGTATCACGAACGTAGAAATGAACCTGCTTTTCTACCTTATGTTGCACAAACTGTTGCTCATTTTAAAGGGATT
- a CDS encoding SUKH-3 domain-containing protein, producing the protein MEKIILNEKLKTSFIKAGWYENRDISNRYLKVKDLKHFPETIRNFLFEYGDLILKPYESDHFNEYDFSTRLLKNQTIIFKNLCDVELYKIGDWLKENTMILCDNNLTIYLYDEMLSKLGNSLQEGFEFLLEMNFKNQLYWDFQNKEWTNLE; encoded by the coding sequence ATGGAAAAGATTATATTAAATGAAAAATTAAAAACATCTTTTATAAAAGCAGGTTGGTATGAAAATAGAGATATAAGTAATCGATATTTAAAAGTAAAAGATTTGAAACATTTTCCAGAAACCATTAGAAATTTTTTATTTGAATATGGAGATTTAATTTTAAAACCTTATGAAAGTGATCATTTTAACGAATATGATTTTTCTACTAGATTATTAAAAAATCAAACTATAATTTTTAAAAACTTATGCGATGTTGAATTATATAAAATTGGAGATTGGTTAAAAGAAAATACCATGATCTTATGTGATAACAATTTAACTATTTATTTATACGATGAAATGCTCTCTAAATTAGGTAATTCTTTACAAGAAGGATTTGAATTTTTATTGGAAATGAATTTTAAAAATCAATTATATTGGGATTTCCAAAACAAAGAATGGACTAATTTAGAATAA
- a CDS encoding DUF434 domain-containing protein, which yields MSKQSNRGKEAKDDFFFGTPKFKESLKEALVDMNYLLTRGYSEKNALFTVGTRYKLASRQQKAVQGMSASNEQLRIRKAKEVVFETLENKTLVIDGFNILILLESTLSNGYIFKGQDTCYRDLSSVHGNYKTVSQTEKAIDLVVHFYNESKLQRLVWIFDKQVSNSGRIKAKIEAKASDHNLNWQVILEDNADQALVNSNQIVASSDGIVLDKAINWFNLTSYLIETKIDSKTIF from the coding sequence ATGTCAAAACAAAGCAATAGAGGAAAAGAAGCCAAAGACGATTTCTTTTTTGGCACACCCAAATTCAAAGAAAGCCTAAAAGAAGCCCTAGTCGATATGAATTATCTATTAACCAGAGGTTATTCTGAGAAAAATGCCTTGTTTACTGTAGGAACACGTTATAAATTAGCCAGTCGCCAACAAAAAGCTGTACAAGGCATGAGTGCTTCTAACGAACAATTAAGAATTCGTAAAGCAAAAGAAGTAGTATTTGAGACCTTGGAAAACAAAACACTAGTAATCGATGGATTCAATATTCTAATTTTATTAGAAAGTACCTTGTCTAATGGATACATTTTCAAAGGACAAGATACTTGTTATCGCGATTTATCGAGCGTTCATGGGAATTATAAAACCGTCAGTCAAACCGAAAAGGCTATTGATTTAGTAGTACATTTTTACAATGAAAGTAAATTACAGCGACTCGTTTGGATTTTCGATAAACAAGTTTCAAACAGTGGACGAATTAAAGCTAAAATAGAAGCTAAAGCGTCAGACCATAATTTAAATTGGCAAGTAATCTTAGAAGATAATGCCGATCAAGCCCTTGTAAACTCCAATCAAATAGTAGCTTCTTCTGACGGAATTGTTTTGGATAAAGCAATTAATTGGTTTAATTTGACATCCTATTTAATTGAAACAAAAATAGACAGTAAAACGATTTTTTAA
- a CDS encoding RNA ligase produces the protein MNTTLLNQMILEGYIKSNKHPEQDLYIYNYTQTTQFEKLWNEVTLACRGIIMDGNQNIVARPFPKFFNLGEQEGVEIPKTSFEVYDKMDGSLGILYWIEKKPYIASRGSFTSDQAIKATEMLHSTYKEIWSRLDTSKTYLFEIIYPENRIVLDYGATEALVLLGIIDTQTGVELPLEDIGFPIVEKYDGIKDIAFLKSLQNDNKEGFVIKFENGFRLKVKFDEYVRLHRIITQLTSIDIWEHLKEKQPLDAMLEHVPDEFFNWVKNVIKTLNKEFQVIEEQCKNDFKILETRKETAVYFYTCQFPAVLFLMLDNKSYDHEIWKRIRPTFEKPFMNSEEE, from the coding sequence ATGAATACTACGTTATTAAACCAAATGATTTTAGAAGGTTATATCAAGAGCAACAAACATCCTGAGCAGGATTTGTACATCTATAACTATACTCAAACAACACAGTTTGAAAAACTTTGGAACGAAGTAACCTTAGCCTGTCGTGGCATTATTATGGATGGTAATCAAAATATTGTTGCGAGACCTTTTCCTAAGTTTTTTAATTTGGGCGAACAAGAAGGTGTAGAAATTCCAAAGACCTCTTTTGAAGTGTATGACAAAATGGATGGTTCATTAGGTATTTTATATTGGATTGAAAAAAAACCATATATAGCGAGTAGAGGCTCCTTTACAAGCGATCAAGCCATTAAAGCAACGGAAATGTTACATTCGACTTATAAAGAAATTTGGTCACGTTTAGATACATCCAAAACCTACCTTTTTGAAATTATTTATCCAGAAAATAGAATTGTTTTAGATTATGGTGCTACAGAAGCTTTGGTTTTATTAGGTATCATTGATACGCAAACAGGTGTAGAATTGCCTTTAGAAGACATTGGTTTCCCAATTGTTGAAAAATATGATGGAATCAAAGATATTGCCTTTTTAAAAAGTTTGCAAAATGACAACAAAGAAGGTTTTGTTATTAAGTTTGAAAACGGTTTCCGATTGAAAGTGAAATTTGATGAATACGTTCGTTTGCATCGTATTATTACTCAACTAACAAGTATTGATATTTGGGAACATCTAAAAGAAAAACAACCTTTAGATGCTATGCTAGAGCACGTTCCAGACGAGTTTTTTAACTGGGTAAAAAATGTAATTAAAACTTTAAATAAAGAGTTTCAAGTAATTGAAGAACAATGCAAAAACGATTTTAAAATATTAGAAACACGTAAAGAGACAGCAGTTTATTTTTATACTTGTCAATTTCCAGCAGTTTTGTTTTTAATGCTCGATAACAAAAGTTACGATCACGAAATTTGGAAAAGAATTCGTCCTACTTTTGAAAAACCATTTATGAATAGTGAAGAGGAATAA
- a CDS encoding phosphatase domain-containing protein yields the protein MQKKYKMKKTPKLTLLIGCPASGKSTFAEWLVKSEPKTFRVSRDEIRFSQFQEKTDDTVEKMITKMVHEQVKTLLSNGWNVVLDNCHTKKDYIKTAIKEYSDLANIEFKLFDVPLDELLDRNAKRTRVVPKPVIENMFKQLENLKTNFDFEPIKKIRRKDLEYGAQDTSLPKAIICDLDGTLALMNGRNPFDASKCDEDLLNEPVANILKNYKNIGHTIILLSGREDKYKEPTLRFLEKYNIEYDHLFMRKSKDSRKDSVIKTELFDTEIRNKYFIEFVLDDRNQVVDMWRNDLKLPCFQVYYGNF from the coding sequence ATTCAAAAAAAATATAAAATGAAAAAAACACCAAAACTAACACTACTAATAGGTTGTCCAGCATCTGGAAAAAGTACGTTTGCCGAATGGCTTGTAAAATCAGAGCCAAAAACATTTCGAGTAAGTCGAGATGAAATCCGATTTTCACAATTCCAGGAAAAAACAGATGATACTGTAGAGAAAATGATTACTAAAATGGTTCATGAGCAAGTGAAAACGCTATTATCTAACGGCTGGAATGTAGTTTTGGATAATTGTCATACCAAAAAAGACTATATCAAGACAGCCATTAAAGAATATAGTGATTTAGCCAACATTGAATTCAAATTGTTTGACGTTCCTTTAGACGAACTGTTAGATCGTAACGCAAAACGTACTCGAGTAGTACCAAAACCAGTTATTGAAAACATGTTCAAACAATTGGAAAACCTGAAAACGAATTTCGATTTCGAACCAATAAAAAAAATTAGACGAAAAGATTTAGAATACGGAGCGCAAGATACTTCATTACCAAAAGCTATAATTTGTGATTTAGATGGAACATTAGCCTTAATGAACGGAAGAAACCCTTTTGATGCTAGTAAATGTGATGAAGATTTGTTGAATGAACCCGTTGCGAATATCTTAAAAAATTATAAAAACATAGGACATACAATTATTTTACTTTCAGGAAGAGAAGATAAATACAAAGAACCTACGTTACGATTTTTGGAAAAATACAACATTGAATACGATCATTTATTCATGCGAAAAAGTAAAGACAGCCGAAAAGATAGCGTAATTAAAACGGAATTATTCGATACCGAAATTCGTAACAAATATTTCATCGAATTTGTATTAGACGATAGAAACCAAGTAGTTGATATGTGGAGAAATGATTTAAAACTACCTTGTTTCCAAGTATATTACGGGAATTTTTAA